The DNA sequence TTTTGTTATATAAAAAAATAAAAAAAAAACAGAATTTTTTATTGTATTTGTTTTTTTTTTTAAATTTTAAAAAATATTATTTTTTTAATTTAGCTATTCGAAGAATAGCACTTCTTGATCTGGAGTTATATAAAATTTCTTTTTTTGAAGGAAATATTTTTTTATATATTTTTAATATATTTTTTTTTATATTTATTTTGATTAATTCCTTTTCTGTTAATGGAATAGAAATAGGTAAATTAGGTATTTTTCGACTATTTTTAAACATAAATTGTTTAATAATTCTATCTTCTAAAGAATGAAAACTAATTATACATAATTTTCCATTAGGAGCTAAAATATTTGTAATATTATTTAAAAAATTTTTTAATTCATTTAATTCGTTATTTAGATAAATTCTAATAGCTTGAAAACTTCTTCTTGAAGAATTTTTTTTTTGATATGGTGTTGAATGTAATATAATTTTTGAAAGTTGATATGTATTTATTATTGGATTTTTTTTATTATTTTTTACAATATTATATGCAATTTGTTTTGCGTATTTTTCTTCTCCATATTTTTTTAAAATATAAGAAATTTTTTTTTGATTAGAATTCATTAACCATTGAGATGCTGAAATTCCTTCTTTTTGATTCATTCGCATATCTAATGGACCATTTTTTTTAAAAGAAAATCCTCTTTTTTTATTATTTAATTGTATAGAAGACATTCCTAAATCTACTATTATTCCATTTATTTTTTTTAAAATTTTAAATTTTTTACAATATTTAAAAATATTTGAAAATAATCCTTGAATAATATGAAATCTAGAATCTTTTATATTGTTTGCTATTTTTATTGATTCAGGATCTCGATCAATGGCATATAAATTTCCATTTTTTCCAATTTTTTTTAAAATTTCTTTACTATGACCACCTGAACCAAATGTTGCATCAATATAAATTCCATTTTTTTTGATATTTAAGGATTTAATAGATTCTTTTAATAATACTGGAATATGCATATTTTTTTTATAATATTTTATTTTTTTTTAATTATGTTTAAATTTTTTAATTCTAGAAATTGCAATTAAACCTGATCTAGATATTTTAATTATATTTCCAATTGTTTGAATTATTTTTAATAATTTTTGTATTTTACTTTTTTTATTTACTATTTGTAATATATATTTTTTTTTATAAATAGAAACTATTTTTATTTTAAATTTTTTTATTAATATCTTTATTTTTTCTATATTTTTTTTTTTAATTTTTATTTTTATTAAAAGTATTTCTCTTTCTATATATTTTTTTTTATTTAGAATAGTAATTTTTAAAACATCAATTAATTTATATAATTGTTTAATTATTTGTGGAATAAATTTTTTTTTTCCTAAGACTTGAATATTCATATAAGATAATGTTTTATCTTTTTTTTGTTTAGATATAGAAATATTTTTAATTTGATATCCAGTTTTAAAAAATATATTTATTATTCTAGATAAAACATCTGATTGATTTTCTAATAAGATTAATAAATTTTTTTTAATCATTTATTTTCCTGTTATTTTTTTTTAAGTTTCATATCTTTCATTGATCCTCCTTTAATTTGCATTGGATAAACATGTTCTGATTTATCAATTTTTATATCTACAAAAACAAGTTTATTTTTAGAAAGATATTTAAGAGATTTTTTTAATTTTTTTTTTAATTCATTATTTTTTGAAATTGATATTCCAATATGTCCATATGATTGAACAAGTTTTATAAAGTTTGGTAAAGATTTCATATATGATTGTGAATATCTTCCAGAATATATAATATCTTGCCATTGTTTTACCATTCCTAAAGAACTATTATTTAAATTTAATATTAAAATAGGTAAATTATATTGCATTGCAGTAGATAATTCTTGAATATTCATTTGTATACTTCCATCTCCTGTGATGCAAATAACATTTTTTTTTGGAAACGCTAACTTTACTCCTAAAGCAGCTGGGAATCCAAAACCCATTGTTCCTAAACCTCCTGAATTAATCCATTTTCTTGGTTTATCAAATAAATAATATAATGCTGAAAACATTTGATGTTGACCAACATCAGAAGTAATATAAAATTTTCCTTGTGTTAATTTATAAATAATTTTAATAACATTTTGTGGTTTAATATTTTTTTCATTATTTTTATTTTTAAAAATATTAATTTTATTCCATTGAATTATTTTATTCCACCATGGAATTAATTTTTTTTTATTAATTTTTTTATATTTTTTTAAAAGAGAATTAAATTTTTTTAATATTTTTTTTATATCACCTATTATTTCAATTTTTGCTTTAATTGTTTTTGAAATTGAAGATGGATCTATATCTACATGAATAATAGTTGAATTTGGACAATATTTTTTTATATTATTTGTTGTTCTATCATCAAATCTTACTCCTAATGCAAAAATAACATCTGAATAATGCATACTCATATTAGCAGAATATGTTCCATGCATGCCTAACATTCCAAGACTTTGTTTATGAGTTCCTGGAAATCCTCCTAAACCCATTAAAGAACTAGTAACTGGAGCATTTATTTTTTCTGAAAAATATTTTAATTCTTTTGAACTATTAGAATTTATAACTCCCCCACCAATATATATTACTGGTTTTTTTGAATTAATAATTATTTGAAAAGCTTTTTTTATTATAACTTTGTTTATTTTAATTTTTGTTTTATAAGAACGAATCTTAACATAATTAGGAGAATGATAAGGTCTTTTTTTTTCTGAAGATAAAATATTTTTTGGTAAATCTATTACTACAGGTCCTGGTCTTCCTGTAGAAGCAATAAAAAATGATTTTTTGATAATTAATGGAATATCTTCTATTTTTTTTACTAGAAAACTATGTTTAACTATTGGTCTAGAAATTCCTATCATATCGCATTCTTGAAAAGAATCATATCCAATAAGTTTTAAATCAACTTGACCAGAAATAATAATCATTGGGATTGAATCCATATAAGCTGTAGCAATTCCTGTAATAGAATTAGTTGCTCCTGGTCCTGATGTGACTAAAACTACACCAGTTTTTCCTGTAGATCTAGCATAACCATCAGCCATATGAGTTGCAGCTTGTTCATGTCGAACTAGTATATGTTTAATTTTATTTATTCTATTCAATGCATCATATATTTCTAAAACAGCCCCTCCTGGATATCCAAAAATATATTTTATTTTTTGATCAATTAATGATTTTACAACAATTTCAGCTCCAGAAAAAATTTTCATATGATTAGCTCTTATTATAGTATTTTAAAATATAATAATAAATTATAAAAAATTAAATAATTTTTATATAAATTTTATTTTTATTTTTTTTATTTTCATTTTTTCTTTCTTTTTTTTTTTTTTATAATTTTTTTATTATAAATCAATAAATTTAATAAAAATATATTAATATTTTAAAAAAAATAATTTTAAAGGTTTTTATTAAATTATATAATATATATTTATTATTTAATTTTAAAAAAAAAATAATTTTAATTAATTTATTTATAATTTTATTATAAAAAATGTTTATTAAAAATTTTTATATTTTTTATATATTTTAATAAAAAATATCAATATTTTTCATATTTATTATATTTATATTATTAATTTATATAAAAAATATTTATCTAAAAATATTATATATATAAAATTATTTTTTTATAAAATTTAAAAAAATATAATTTGTTTTATAAAAATTATATTTTTATCTATTTTTTAAAAATTTTTAATTTTTAAAAAAAATGAATTTAATTTTTTGAGACGTATTATGAAAAAAAAAATATCATTTATAAAATTTTTTATTTTAATTTGTATTTGTGTAACAAATATAATTTTTTCAAAATCTATTTTTTCTTCAGATAAAAAAAATAATATTAATAATATTAAAATTCAACAAAATTTATCTCCTATTATAAAAAAAATTTTACCTTCTGTAGTAAGGATCATTACAGATTTTGATAATTTATATCATGGATATTATTATGA is a window from the Buchnera aphidicola (Periphyllus koelreuteriae) genome containing:
- the rsmH gene encoding 16S rRNA (cytosine(1402)-N(4))-methyltransferase RsmH, coding for MHIPVLLKESIKSLNIKKNGIYIDATFGSGGHSKEILKKIGKNGNLYAIDRDPESIKIANNIKDSRFHIIQGLFSNIFKYCKKFKILKKINGIIVDLGMSSIQLNNKKRGFSFKKNGPLDMRMNQKEGISASQWLMNSNQKKISYILKKYGEEKYAKQIAYNIVKNNKKNPIINTYQLSKIILHSTPYQKKNSSRRSFQAIRIYLNNELNELKNFLNNITNILAPNGKLCIISFHSLEDRIIKQFMFKNSRKIPNLPISIPLTEKELIKINIKKNILKIYKKIFPSKKEILYNSRSRSAILRIAKLKK
- the ilvN gene encoding acetolactate synthase small subunit — translated: MIKKNLLILLENQSDVLSRIINIFFKTGYQIKNISISKQKKDKTLSYMNIQVLGKKKFIPQIIKQLYKLIDVLKITILNKKKYIEREILLIKIKIKKKNIEKIKILIKKFKIKIVSIYKKKYILQIVNKKSKIQKLLKIIQTIGNIIKISRSGLIAISRIKKFKHN
- the ilvB gene encoding biosynthetic-type acetolactate synthase large subunit, coding for MKIFSGAEIVVKSLIDQKIKYIFGYPGGAVLEIYDALNRINKIKHILVRHEQAATHMADGYARSTGKTGVVLVTSGPGATNSITGIATAYMDSIPMIIISGQVDLKLIGYDSFQECDMIGISRPIVKHSFLVKKIEDIPLIIKKSFFIASTGRPGPVVIDLPKNILSSEKKRPYHSPNYVKIRSYKTKIKINKVIIKKAFQIIINSKKPVIYIGGGVINSNSSKELKYFSEKINAPVTSSLMGLGGFPGTHKQSLGMLGMHGTYSANMSMHYSDVIFALGVRFDDRTTNNIKKYCPNSTIIHVDIDPSSISKTIKAKIEIIGDIKKILKKFNSLLKKYKKINKKKLIPWWNKIIQWNKINIFKNKNNEKNIKPQNVIKIIYKLTQGKFYITSDVGQHQMFSALYYLFDKPRKWINSGGLGTMGFGFPAALGVKLAFPKKNVICITGDGSIQMNIQELSTAMQYNLPILILNLNNSSLGMVKQWQDIIYSGRYSQSYMKSLPNFIKLVQSYGHIGISISKNNELKKKLKKSLKYLSKNKLVFVDIKIDKSEHVYPMQIKGGSMKDMKLKKK